A genomic region of Trifolium pratense cultivar HEN17-A07 linkage group LG3, ARS_RC_1.1, whole genome shotgun sequence contains the following coding sequences:
- the LOC123914570 gene encoding agamous-like MADS-box protein AGL62 codes for MNMENQRKKTSGRKKIEIKKLDKQTNKQVTFSKRRQGLFKKASELCVLCDVHAAIVVFSPADKLYCFGEPNTDAILNSYIRGTTEFESSKLAGNSQNYEEYNKQYEEALKMLEMEKKKLADAENLAKFCNTFGWWNDSIDDMSSDQLEQFMVSIYELKRKLIEKADEHVMKLHM; via the coding sequence ATGAACATGGAGAACCAACGAAAGAAAACCTCAGGGCGCAAGAAGATTGAGATCAAGAAGCTTGACAAACAAACCAACAAACAAGTCACATTCTCGAAAAGAAGACAAGGTTTGTTCAAGAAAGCAAGCGAACTTTGTGTTTTATGTGACGTTCATGCAGCCATCGTGGTGTTTTCTCCCGCTGACAAACTATATTGTTTTGGTGAACCAAATACCGATGCAATCCTCAATAGCTACATAAGAGGAACCACCGAGTTTGAGAGTTCAAAGTTAGCAGGAAATTCTCAGAACTACGAAGAGTACAATAAACAATATGAAGAGGCGTTGAAGATGTTAGAGATGGAAAAGAAGAAACTTGCAGATGCTGAAAATTTGGCTAAGTTTTGTAACACATTTGGTTGGTGGAATGATTCAATTGATGATATGAGTAGTGATCAACTTGAGCAATTTATGGTTTCCATTTATGAATTAAAGAGGAAGCTAATTGAAAAGGCTGATGAACATGTGATGAAGCTTCACATGTAG
- the LOC123914136 gene encoding 14-3-3-like protein C — MASRENFVYIAKLAEQAERYEEMVEAMKNVAKLNVELTVEERNLLSVGYKNVVGAHRASWRILSSIEHKEESKGYDVNVKRIKEYRHKVETELSNICSDIMAIIDDHLIPSSSNGESSVFFYKMKGDYYRYLAEFKSGDERKEAADLSMEAYQTASTAAEGELPPTHPIRLGLALNFSVFYYEILNSPERACHLAKQAFDEAISELDTLSEESYKDSTLIMQLLRDNLTLWTSDIPEDGDEEQRVESSRGGGGENA, encoded by the exons ATGGCGTCCCGTGAGAACTTCGTCTACATCGCCAAGCTTGCTGAACAAGCTGAACGCTATGAAG AAATGGTGGAAGCAATGAAGAATGTAGCAAAGCTAAATGTTGAGTTGACTGTGGAAGAGAGAAACCTTCTATCAGTTGGATACAAGAATGTGGTGGGTGCTCATAGGGCTTCTTGGAGGATTCTATCCTCAATTGAGCATAAGGAAGAATCTAAAGGCTATGATGTGAATGTGAAGAGGATAAAGGAGTATAGACACAAGGTGGAAACTGAGTTGTCTAATATATGCAGTGATATCATGGCTATTATTGATGATCACCTTATTCCTTCATCCTCTAATGGTGAATCAAGTGTCTTTTTCTATAAAATGAAAGGGGACTATTATCGGTATTTGGCGGAATTTAAGTCGGGTGATGAGAGAAAAGAGGCTGCTGATCTTTCCATGGAAGCATATCAG ACAGCTTCTACTGCAGCAGAAGGCGAGTTACCTCCGACGCATCCCATTCGATTGGGTTTAGCTTTGAACTTCTCCGTCTTTTATTATGAAATTTTGAACTCTCCTGAAAG GGCATGTCACCTTGCTAAGCAGGCATTTGATGAAGCCATCTCTGAGTTGGATACACTGAGTGAGGAGTCTTACAAAGACAGCACATTGATTATGCAACTTCTAAGGGACAACCTCACATTGTGGACTTCTGACATCCCTGAAGATGGAG ATGAAGAACAAAGGGTGGAATCTTCGCGAGGTGGCGGAGGTGAAAATGCCTAG
- the LOC123914137 gene encoding uncharacterized protein LOC123914137 isoform X1, translating to MATSPFIHARCSYSPRFSNFINNNNNNNTASQLPQNPLLPSSSSSSSNSGLNFPSGTNSGQRHQGLRAQAMSTTANESSISSKGNSRNHPDHLLVLVHGILASTADWTYAEAELKRRLGKNFLIYVSSSNTYTKTFTGIDGAGKRLADEVLQVVKKTESLKRISFLAHSLGGLFARYAIAVLYSTAGNSQSTSFSKGGMIAGLEPINFITLATPHLGVRGKRQLPFLLGVPILEKLAAPMAPLFVGRTGSQLFLTDGKPNKPPLLLRMASDCEDGKFLSALGVFKCRIAYANVSYDHMVGWRTSSIRREMELSKPPRQSLDGYKHVVDVEYYPPVPSDGPQFPPEAVKAKEAAQKAPDTQKTTEYHEIVEEEMIQGLQQLGWRKVDVSFHSSFWPFFAHNNIHVKNELFHNAGVGVIAHVAESLRQQEASSILAASL from the exons ATGGCAACGTCTCCGTTTATTCACGCGCGTTGTTCTTACTCTCCTCGATTTTCcaatttcatcaacaacaataacaacaacaacactgcTTCACAATTACCACAAAACCCTCTTCtaccttcttcatcttcttcttcttccaattccGGTCTCAATTTTCCTTCTG GTACAAACAGTGGACAGAGACACCAGGGCCTTAGAGCGCAAGCTATGAGTACCACCGCTAATGAAAGTTCTATTTCTAGCAAGGGAAATTCTAGGAATCACCCAGATCATCTCCTTGTTCTTGTTCATGGTATCTTGGCAAg TACAGCGGATTGGACTTATGCAGAAGCAGAGTTGAAAAGGCGCCTTGGAAAGAACTTTCTAATTTATG TAAGTTCATCAAATACTTATACTAAGACGTTTACTGGGATTGATGGAGCTGGAAAGCGATTAGCTGATGAA GTCTTGCAAGTTGTCAAAAAGACAGAGAGTCTGAAAAGAATCTCCTTCCTAGCCCACTCTTTAGGAGGCTTGTTTGCTAGATATGCAATTGCTGTCCTTTACAGCACAGCAGGAAATTCCCAAAGTACAAGCTTTTCAAAAGGAGGGATGATTGCTGGGTTGGAGCCAATCAATTTTATTACTTTAGCAACTCCGCATCTAGGTGTGAGGGGAAAAAGGCAG CTTCCATTTCTGTTGGGCGTCCCAATACTAGAAAAGCTTGCTGCACCTATGGCTCCTTTATTTGTTGGTCGGACTGGTAGCCAGTTGTTCCTTACTGATGGTAAACCTAACAAACCACCTCTTCTGTTGAGAATGGCTTCTGATTGTGAAGACGGAAAGTTTCT ATCTGCACTTGGAGTATTTAAATGCCGCATTGCTTATGCCAATGTTTCGTACGATC ATATGGTTGGGTGGCGCACTTCCTCAATAAGAAGGGAAATGGAGCTCAGTAAG CCACCTCGCCAATCTTTAGATGGATACAAGCATGTGGTTGATGTTGAATATTACCCTCCAGTTCCTTCTGATGGCCCTCAGTTTCCACCAGAAGCAGTGAAAGCAAAGGAAGCGGCACAAAAGGCGCCTGATACCCAGAAAACTACGGAGTATCATGAAATCGTTGAAG AGGAGATGATACAGGGATTACAACAGTTGGGATGGAGAAAAGTTGATGTCAGCTTTCACTCATCATTTTGGCCTTTCTTTGCTCATAACAACATTCAT GTCAAAAATGAATTGTTTCACAATGCTGGTGTAGGAGTAATTGCTCATGTAGCTGAAAGCTTAAGACAACAAGAAGCGTCGTCAATACTGGCTGCTAGCTTGTAA
- the LOC123914137 gene encoding lipid droplet phospholipase 1-like isoform X2: MSTTANESSISSKGNSRNHPDHLLVLVHGILASTADWTYAEAELKRRLGKNFLIYVSSSNTYTKTFTGIDGAGKRLADEVLQVVKKTESLKRISFLAHSLGGLFARYAIAVLYSTAGNSQSTSFSKGGMIAGLEPINFITLATPHLGVRGKRQLPFLLGVPILEKLAAPMAPLFVGRTGSQLFLTDGKPNKPPLLLRMASDCEDGKFLSALGVFKCRIAYANVSYDHMVGWRTSSIRREMELSKPPRQSLDGYKHVVDVEYYPPVPSDGPQFPPEAVKAKEAAQKAPDTQKTTEYHEIVEEEMIQGLQQLGWRKVDVSFHSSFWPFFAHNNIHVKNELFHNAGVGVIAHVAESLRQQEASSILAASL, translated from the exons ATGAGTACCACCGCTAATGAAAGTTCTATTTCTAGCAAGGGAAATTCTAGGAATCACCCAGATCATCTCCTTGTTCTTGTTCATGGTATCTTGGCAAg TACAGCGGATTGGACTTATGCAGAAGCAGAGTTGAAAAGGCGCCTTGGAAAGAACTTTCTAATTTATG TAAGTTCATCAAATACTTATACTAAGACGTTTACTGGGATTGATGGAGCTGGAAAGCGATTAGCTGATGAA GTCTTGCAAGTTGTCAAAAAGACAGAGAGTCTGAAAAGAATCTCCTTCCTAGCCCACTCTTTAGGAGGCTTGTTTGCTAGATATGCAATTGCTGTCCTTTACAGCACAGCAGGAAATTCCCAAAGTACAAGCTTTTCAAAAGGAGGGATGATTGCTGGGTTGGAGCCAATCAATTTTATTACTTTAGCAACTCCGCATCTAGGTGTGAGGGGAAAAAGGCAG CTTCCATTTCTGTTGGGCGTCCCAATACTAGAAAAGCTTGCTGCACCTATGGCTCCTTTATTTGTTGGTCGGACTGGTAGCCAGTTGTTCCTTACTGATGGTAAACCTAACAAACCACCTCTTCTGTTGAGAATGGCTTCTGATTGTGAAGACGGAAAGTTTCT ATCTGCACTTGGAGTATTTAAATGCCGCATTGCTTATGCCAATGTTTCGTACGATC ATATGGTTGGGTGGCGCACTTCCTCAATAAGAAGGGAAATGGAGCTCAGTAAG CCACCTCGCCAATCTTTAGATGGATACAAGCATGTGGTTGATGTTGAATATTACCCTCCAGTTCCTTCTGATGGCCCTCAGTTTCCACCAGAAGCAGTGAAAGCAAAGGAAGCGGCACAAAAGGCGCCTGATACCCAGAAAACTACGGAGTATCATGAAATCGTTGAAG AGGAGATGATACAGGGATTACAACAGTTGGGATGGAGAAAAGTTGATGTCAGCTTTCACTCATCATTTTGGCCTTTCTTTGCTCATAACAACATTCAT GTCAAAAATGAATTGTTTCACAATGCTGGTGTAGGAGTAATTGCTCATGTAGCTGAAAGCTTAAGACAACAAGAAGCGTCGTCAATACTGGCTGCTAGCTTGTAA
- the LOC123914138 gene encoding heavy metal-associated isoprenylated plant protein 28-like, whose product MTIVEMCVHMDCEGCETNIRKALKKLRGIDSIDINMEMQKVTVMGWADEKKVLKTVRKTGRRAELWPYPYNPEYHDFTRNYANIYDNKPSSSSYNYYNHGYSYGEDFGYYRKPIGATMINDKAMSVFSDENPHACSIM is encoded by the exons ATGACG ATAGTAGAGATGTGTGTGCACATGGACTGTGAAGGTTGTGAGACCAATATAAGGAAAGCTCTTAAAAAATTACGTG GAATTGATAGTATTGACATAAACATGGAGATGCAAAAGGTGACTGTGATGGGTTGGGCAGATGAAAAGAAAGTATTGAAAACTGTAAGGAAAACAGGTAGAAGGGCAGAGCTATGGCCATATCCATACAACCCAGAATACCATGACTTCACGCGCAATTATGCCAATATTTACGATAACAagccttcttcttcttcttacaATTACTACAATCATGGATATAGTTATGGTGAAGATTTTGGATATTATAGAAAGCCAATTGGTGCAACAATGATTAATGACAAGGCTATGTCTGTGTTCAGTGATGAGAATCCTCACGCTTGTTCTATAATGTGA
- the LOC123914139 gene encoding rust resistance kinase Lr10-like produces the protein MAIWLKNLIHVFLFCLLTTVAVAETSSHDDDQCKESSCDGIHGPFIRFPFRLKGKQPKWCGYNNSWYELYCTDTNQTVLELPFSTKTIVKTINYTSQVITVSYPEFCLHKQIPNFNISSSPFQFNDDFGLYEYVLFNCSGTSHRNADNSHNDNILTSGNFSCLNVPGFEVIAVNSESSIIRTPLLSCTRIQSLVLLPNSLFKSNVDAGLNWFQPDCRNCERKGGQCTAKRNTSQHKFKCIGIHKGSSKWKVIAGRIIGPFSLIFVGVTAYCIDVAFIERKHYTRIKKFLKDYKALKPSRYSYGDIKRITNQFKEELGQGAFGSVFKGKLSKEVQVAVKVLNTSTGNGQEFINEMEAMCQIHHVNVARLVGFCADGNRQALVYEFLPKGSLQKFISSADNKDAFLGWERLQHISLGIAKGIEYLHQGCDKRILHFDIKPHNVLLDNNFTPKISDFGLAKLCSKEKSKVSMITARGTLGYIAPEVFSRNFGNVSYKSDIYSYGMMLLEMVGGRKVTDVTAENSNQVHYPQWIYNLLENNEDIKIHIEGEEDTRIAKKLSIVGLWCIQWHPANRPTMKAVVQMLEGNGEKLEMPPNPFASPSTTRTGARHLNLELDVISEIE, from the exons ATGGCTATTTGGCTGAAAAACCTCATCCATGTGTTCTTGTTTTGCCTCTTAACTACAGTTGCAGTTGCAGAAACTAGTTCCCATGATGATGACCAATGCAAAGAATCAAGTTGTGATGGTATTCATGGGCCATTCATAAGATTCCCCTTTAGACTCAAAGGCAAACAACCAAAATGGTGTGGCTACAATAATTCCTGGTATGAACTATACTGCACCGACACCAACCAAACAGTGTTGGAACTCCCCTTCTCTACAAAAACCATTGTCAAAACCATAAACTACACCTCACAAGTCATAACAGTATCTTATCCAGAATTCTGCCTTCACAAACAGATTCCTAATTTCAATATATCCTCATCTCCTTTTCAGTTCAACGATGACTTTGGACTCTATGAATATGTTTTATTCAATTGTTCAGGGACTTCTCATAGAAACGCAGACAACAGTCATAATGATAATATATTAACATCTGGAAACTTTTCTTGTCTAAATGTTCCGGGATTTGAAGTTATAGCAGTGAATTCGGAATCATCAATAATCAGGACACCCTTGCTGTCCTGTACCAGAATCCAAAGCCTTGTATTGTTGCCTAATTCTTTGTTTAAAAGCAACGTTGATGCTGGTCTCAATTGGTTCCAACCAGATTGCAGAAACTGTGAACGAAAAGGCGGGCAATGCACGGCCAAAAGAAACACATCTCAACACAAATTTAAATGTATAGGCATCCATAAAG GTTCTTCAAAATGGAAAGTGATTGCTG GTAGAATCATAGGCCCATTTTCTCTGATATTTGTTGGAGTCACGGCATATTGTATCGATGTAGCTTTCATTGAAAGGAAGCATTACACAAGAATCAAAAAGTTTTTGAAAGATTATAAAGCTCTTAAACCTTCCAGATACTCATATGGAGATATTAAAAGAATTACAAATCAGTTTAAGGAAGAACTGGGGCAGGGAGCTTTTGGTTCTGTCTTCAAAGGAAAGCTATCAAAGGAAGTTCAGGTAGCTGTTAAGGTCCTAAACACTTCAACAGGAAATGGCCAAGAGTTCATCAATGAAATGGAAGCAATGTGTCAAATTCACCACGTCAACGTGGCTCGCTTGGTTGGCTTTTGTGCAGACGGGAACAGACAAGCCTTGGTGTATGAATTTCTACCAAAAGGTTCGTTGCAGAAATTCATATCATCTGCAGACAATAAGGATGCCTTTTTAGGTTGGGAAAGGCTACAACACATTTCTCTCGGTATAGCTAAGGGAATTGAGTATCTTCATCAAGGTTGCGATAAACGAATTCTCCATTTTGATATCAAACCTCATAATGTATTGCTAGACAACAATTTCACACCCAAAATTTCTGATTTTGGTTTGGCCAAACTTTGTTCCAAGGAAAAAAGTAAAGTGTCAATGATCACGGCTAGGGGCACTTTGGGCTACATTGCACCAGAGGTATTTTCTAGGAACTTCGGCAATGTATCCTATAAGTCAGACATTTATAGTTATGGAATGATGCTTCTTGAAATGGTTGGAGGAAGGAAAGTAACCGATGTCACGGCCGAAAACAGCAACCAAGTTCACTATCCACAATGGATTTATAATCTTCTAGAGAACAATGAAGATATAAAAATCCAtattgaaggagaagaagacaCTAGAATTGCAAAGAAGCTATCAATTGTGGGACTTTGGTGCATTCAGTGGCATCCGGCTAATCGTCCAACCATGAAGGCTGTGGTTCAAATGCTGGAAGGAAATGGTGAGAAGTTAGAGATGCCACCTAATCCTTTTGCCTCTCCATCGACAACCAGAACAGGTGCTAGACATCTGAACTTGGAGCTAGATGTCATCTCAGAAATAGAGTGA
- the LOC123914142 gene encoding rust resistance kinase Lr10-like, translating into MTMSCVVLIIFAFFVIILTWSIHLDDQCPIPSEEQCGTIFNKPSFDSIGVVQESCVNPSFEVICENNKSVIYFNYGERHIDAILVSNTSSSSFRYIMTGVGHNNNCLNINSISLPYENVSFFSDYSLRYMVDPYVLKFILVMRCEKPVDNHYYWNISSETCGGGIDGEEKQYYYLYVGYVIFELSYIAESCRIETKVMISDWDEKVICNDTSKCEYPEKVHTEYLNGIELRWRPTSCGKQQHRDSKGKRKPELPLLCILTTTLFGFTLLSLPPWIVGKFVLGSPFVVVFLILKWRKKHQSIYDTVEDFILSHNNFMPIRYSYSQIRTMTKCFEIKLGEGGYGSVYEGELRSKRKVAVKVLTKSQTNGQDFINEVATIGRIRHVNVVQLIGFCAERTKQALIYEFMPNGSLDKHTFSQEQGNSSTLSYDKIYDISLGIARGIQYLHQGCEMQIIHFDIKPHNILLDENFNPKLSDFGLAKLYRIDQSILTLTAARGTMGYMAPELLYKNIGNLSHKADVYSFGMMLMEMAGRKKNKNYIENCWQDYFAKWIYDQFEETIDTNNGTEEEKKIAMKMIVIAMKCIQMKPDDRPSMNDVIEMLEGDEVPQHLPPGPESLLTWQRMSADANEFDDN; encoded by the exons ATGACTATGTCGTGTGTGGTACTAATCATTTTTGCTTTCTTTGTAATAATATTGACATGGTCTATTCACTTAGATGACCAATGCCCCATTCCATCAGAAGAACAGTGCGGAACGATATTCAACAAACCTTCATTCGATTCAATTGGAGTCGTACAGGAGTCATGTGTAAATCCCAGTTTCGAAGTAATATGTGAAAACAACAAATCGGTAATTTACTTCAACTATGGTGAACGTCACATAGACGCCATCCTAGTTTCTAATACATCATCTTCCTCTTTCCGTTACATAATGACCGGAGTCGGCCATAATAATAACTGCCTTAACATCAATTCAATTTCTCTTCCGTACGAAAACGTCTCATTCTTTTCCGATTATAGTTTGAGATACATGGTGGATCCTTATGTTCTTAAGTTTATATTGGTTATGAGATGCGAAAAACCGGTAGATAATCACTACTATTGGAATATTTCTTCAGAGACGTGTGGTGGTGGAATTGATGGTGAGGAAAAGCAATACTACTATTTATATGTTGGGTACGTAATATTCGAGTTGAGTTACATAGCAGAGTCATGCAGAATAGAGACGAAGGTAATGATAAGTGATTGGGATGAAAAGGTGATATGTAATGATACGAGTAAGTGTGAGTATCCAGAGAAGGTTCACACTGAGTATCTCAACGGAATTGAGCTTCGTTGGCGACCAACAAGCTGTGGGAAGCAGCAACACAGAGACAGTAAAGGAAAAAGGAAACCAGAATTGCCACTTCTCTGCATTCTCACCACCACACTCTTCGGTTTCACCCTACTCTCGC TGCCCCCGTGGATTGTTGGAAAATTTGTTCTTGGATCACCCTTTGTGGTTGTGTTCTTGATATTGAAATGGAGAAAAAAGCATCAGTCCATATATGACACAGTTGAAGATTTTATCCTAAGTCACAACAATTTCATGCCCATTAGATACTCTTACTCCCAAATCAGAACAATGACTAAATGTTTCGAGATTAAGTTGGGCGAAGGAGGCTATGGTTCTGTCTATGAAGGAGAGCTTCGAAGCAAACGCAAAGTAGCTGTTAAGGTATTGACTAAGTCTCAAACCAACGGACAAGACTTCATCAACGAAGTTGCGACAATTGGAAGAATTCGCCATGTCAATGTGGTGCAGCTAATCGGATTTTGTGCCGAAAGAACAAAGCAAGCTCTGATATATGAGTTCATGCCTAATGGTTCTCTTGATAAACACACATTTTCACAAGAGCAGGGAAACTCATCCACGTTAAGCTACGATAAAATCTATGACATTTCTCTTGGGATTGCTCGTGGAATTCAATACTTACATCAAGGCTGCGAAATGCAAATCATACATTTTGATATAAAACCACATAACATTCTTCTTGATGAGAATTTCAATCCGAAGTTATCTGACTTTGGTTTGGCAAAGTTGTACCGAATAGATCAAAGCATTTTGACATTAACAGCTGCAAGAGGAACAATGGGGTACATGGCTCCTGAGTTGCTGTACAAGAACATTGGAAACCTCTCTCACAAAGCTGATGTTTATAGTTTTGGAATGATGCTAATGGAAATGGCAggaagaaaaaagaacaaaaattatatagagAATTGTTGGCAAGACTATTTTGCTAAATGGATTTATGATCAATTTGAGGAAACAATAGATACAAACAATGGCACAGAGGAGGAAAAGAAAATTGCAATGAAGATGATTGTGATTGCGATGAAATGCATACAAATGAAACCAGATGATCGTCCCTCAATGAATGATGTGATAGAAATGCTCGAAGGAGATGAAGTGCCTCAACACCTTCCACCTGGTCCTGAATCTCTCTTAACCTGGCAAAGGATGTCAGCAGATGCAAATGAATTTGATGATAACTAG
- the LOC123914140 gene encoding rust resistance kinase Lr10-like: MLMVNAMLHKVNRSTYLLDHHDDDYQSVMAIWLKNLIPVFFFCFLTTVAVAETSSHDDDQCKESSCDGIHGPFIRFPFRLKGKQPKWCGYNNSWFELYCTNTNQTVLKLPFSSKTIIKTIDYTSQIITVSYPEFCLHKQIPNFDISSSPFQFNYEFGLKEYALFNCSKTSQRNTDHIITSGNFSCLNVPGFEVIAVNSESSIIRTPLLSCTRIQSLVLLPNSLFKSNVDAGLNWFQPDCRNCERKGGQCKAKRNTSQHKFKCIGIHKGSSKVKVIAGGIIGPFSLIFVGVTAYCIYVAFIERKHYIRIKKFLKDYKALKPSRYSYGDIKRITNQFKEELGQGAFGSVFKGKLSKEVQVAVKVLNTSTGNGQEFINEMEAMCQIHHVNVARLVGFCADGNRQALVYEFLPKGSLQKFISSADNKDAFLGWERLQHISLGIAKGIEYLHQGCDKRILHFDIKPHNVLLDDNFTPKISDFGLAKLCSKEKSKVSMITARGTLGYIAPEVFSRNFGNVSYKSDIYSYGMMLLEMVGGRKVTDVTAENSNQVHYPQWIYNLLENNEDIKIHIEGEEDTRIAKKLSIVGLWCIQWHPANRPTMKAVVQMLEGNGEKLEMPPNPFASASATRTGARHLNLELDVISEIE, encoded by the exons ATGCTCATGGTCAATGCAATGCTGCACAAGGTCAATAGGTCTACTTATTTGTTAGACCACCATGATGATGATTATCAGTCAGTCATGGCTATTTGGCTAAAAAACCTCATCCCTGTGTTCTTTTTTTGCTTCTTAACTACGGTTGCAGTTGCAGAAACTAGTTCCCATGATGATGACCAATGCAAAGAATCAAGTTGTGATGGTATTCATGGACCATTCATAAGATTCCCCTTCAGACTCAAAGGAAAACAGCCAAAATGGTGTGGCTATAATAATTCCTGGTTTGAGTTGTACTGCACCAACACCAACCAAACAGTGCTGAAACTCCCTTTTTCTTCTAAAACCATCATCAAAACTATAGATTACACTTCACAAATCATTACAGTGTCTTATCCTGAATTCTGCCTTCACAAACAAATTCCTAATTTCGACATATCCTCATCTCCCTTTCAGTTCAACTATGAATTTGGACTCAAAGAATATGCTTTATTCAATTGTTCAAAGACTTCTCAGAGAAACACAGATCACATAATAACATCTGGAAACTTTTCTTGTCTAAATGTTCCGGGATTTGAAGTTATAGCAGTGAATTCGGAATCATCAATAATCAGGACACCCTTGCTGTCCTGTACCAGAATCCAAAGCCTTGTATTGTTGCCTAATTCTTTGTTTAAAAGCAACGTTGATGCTGGTCTCAATTGGTTCCAACCAGACTGCAGAAACTGTGAACGAAAAGGCGGGCAATGCAAGGCCAAAAGAAACACATCTCAACACAAATTTAAATGTATAGGCATCCATAAAG GTTCATCAAAAGTGAAAGTGATTGCTG GTGGAATCATAGGCCCATTTTCTCTGATATTTGTTGGAGTCACAGCATATTGTATCTATGTAGCTTTCATTGAAAGGAAGCATTACATAAGAATCAAAAAGTTTTTGAAAGATTATAAAGCTCTTAAACCTTCCAGATACTCATATGGAGATATTAAAAGAATTACAAATCAGTTTAAGGAAGAACTGGGGCAGGGAGCTTTTGGTTCTGTCTTCAAAGGAAAGCTATCAAAGGAAGTTCAGGTAGCTGTTAAGGTCCTAAACACTTCAACAGGAAATGGCCAAGAGTTCATCAATGAAATGGAAGCAATGTGTCAAATTCACCACGTCAACGTGGCTCGCTTGGTTGGCTTTTGTGCAGACGGGAACAGACAAGCCTTGGTGTATGAATTTCTACCAAAAGGTTCGTTGCAGAAATTCATATCATCTGCAGACAATAAGGATGCCTTTTTAGGTTGGGAAAGGCTACAACACATTTCTCTCGGTATAGCTAAGGGAATTGAGTATCTTCATCAAGGTTGCGATAAACGAATTCTCCATTTTGATATCAAACCTCATAATGTATTGCTAGACGACAATTTCACACCCAAAATTTCTGATTTTGGTTTGGCCAAACTTTGTTCCAAGGAAAAAAGTAAAGTGTCAATGATCACGGCTAGGGGCACTTTGGGCTACATTGCACCAGAGGTATTTTCTAGGAACTTTGGCAATGTATCCTATAAGTCAGACATTTATAGTTATGGAATGATGCTTCTTGAAATGGTTGGAGGAAGGAAAGTAACCGATGTCACGGCCGAAAACAGCAACCAAGTTCACTATCCACAATGGATTTATAATCTTCTAGAGAACAATGAAGATATAAAAATCCAcattgaaggagaagaagacaCTAGAATTGCCAAGAAGCTATCAATTGTGGGACTTTGGTGCATTCAGTGGCATCCGGCGAATCGTCCGACCATGAAGGCTGTTGTTCAAATGCTGGAAGGAAATGGTGAGAAGTTAGAGATGCCACCTAATCCTTTTGCCTCTGCATCGGCTACCAGAACAGGTGCTAGACATCTGAACTTGGAGCTAGATGTCATCTCAGAAATAGAGTGA